A segment of the Nitrospirota bacterium genome:
CTTCATGCCGGTCTTATCTATTGCCTTCAGGAGGTCTTTAATTGATATTAGAGCAGGGTCATATGAGACCTTCAGGCTCCGTGACACAAGATTAGCATCACAGCCCTTTATACCGTTCAAGCCCTGAACACTGTTCTTCACAAGCCGTGCCTCATTTTCACAGCACATGGCTTCTATGTAAATAGTTGTCTCTTGCACTTGATAAAACCGCATACCGGGTCCATTAGCATATTATGCTACTATTCGTAGAACCAATATGCAATATTCTTATTGATTGTAAGTGATTTTTCCATATGATAGTATCAGTGAATGAAAATTGATATCAGCGATCTTATACTGATGTCCAGACAGGCCGGAGAGGCCATTATGGAGTTTTATAAAACAGACCATCAGATAGATTACAAGGATGACAACTCTCCTGTAACGGCCGCAGATACAGCGGCTCACGATATTATCATGAAAGGTTTAAAGGAGAAGTATGGTGATATACCGTGCATCTCAGAAGAAGGGAACCTGCCACAATATGATGAGAGGAAAGAGTGGACCTACTTCTGGCTGGTTGACCCCCTTGACGGTACAAAGGAATTCATCGGCAGGCGGGGGGACTTTACAGTCAATATAGCACTTATTAATGGGGACAGACCTGTGATAGGTGTCATATATGTGCCGGCAAAGGGGTTGTTGTATTATGCATCTATTGACGGAGGGGCATGGAAGGCAGAGGGTACAGGTGACGCTTCAAGGATACATGTCAGGAATACAAACCCTTCTGACAGTTTAATCGTCGTCGGAAGCCGTCTTCACAGCTCAAAGGAAGAGGAACAATACATAGTCAACCTTAAGGTTAAGGAGAAGAAATCATTCGGAAGCTCCCTGAAATTTTGTGCAGTAGCTGAAGGTGCGGCAGACATATATCCCAGGTTTAACCCTACAATGGAATGGGATACAGCGGCAGGACAGTGCATCGTGGAGGTCGCGGGTGGTACTGTTGAGGACCAATCAGGCCGTCGGCTTAAGTATAATAAGCCTTCATTGAAGAATGACAGCTTTATTGTTTCTGGTTTCATCCGAAAATAGCCTTTCAAATCCCCC
Coding sequences within it:
- the cysQ gene encoding 3'(2'),5'-bisphosphate nucleotidase CysQ; translation: MKIDISDLILMSRQAGEAIMEFYKTDHQIDYKDDNSPVTAADTAAHDIIMKGLKEKYGDIPCISEEGNLPQYDERKEWTYFWLVDPLDGTKEFIGRRGDFTVNIALINGDRPVIGVIYVPAKGLLYYASIDGGAWKAEGTGDASRIHVRNTNPSDSLIVVGSRLHSSKEEEQYIVNLKVKEKKSFGSSLKFCAVAEGAADIYPRFNPTMEWDTAAGQCIVEVAGGTVEDQSGRRLKYNKPSLKNDSFIVSGFIRK